AACCGGAAAAGCCAACCAAAATATTCTGAGCTTTGGACGTAATCTTTCGATTTATACTTACCATATATTACTGTTTTTAACTTTCAATACTGAAATACTACCGTTTCCTTTTTCCACCTGGAACCTGACTGCGGATCTTCAGCTGCCTGAAAAATAGGCATTAAAGTTAACGGCTAAAAGTGAAAAGCACAAAACAACTGTTTTACCATTTTCACCTTTAGCCCTACCCGTTTAACCGTGTTCTAAATCATCCTCATCTTCAAATCCGGCCTCATCATCAAACTCGATGTCATGCTCAAATCCGGCATGATCTTCAAACTCGGCACTCTCTTCAAATGCTGCGTAATCTTCAGGCTCAAGCTCGCCTTCAATTTTAAAGACATCTTTCAAGTATCGATATAATAATCGCGAAGATTTTGGCGGCGTACCTGCTTGAGTTTCTTTTTGAATGTTGCGTAATAGCTGCCTTAACTGCTGCCGATCCGCATCAGGCTGTTCATTGAGAAATTCCGTCAAGGCATTATTACCTCCAGCAATCAAACGGTCGCGCCAGCGCTCAACGATATGATGCTCTCTTACTGCATGAGCACTTTGGTTTTTCATCCGTGCCAATTTTTCCAAGATAGGATCTATATCTATCTTGTTTAACTGCCCGGTAATAAATTTTAGTAGCCGCTTTCTTGCACCTTTGTGCGGCATTCCAGAAACCTCCATAACTCCTTTATGGATATTGTCAGGAAGCTCAAGATATTTCACTTGAGCCGCCGACAATTCGGATAGCTCTTCACTTAATGCAAAAAGTACCGCCAACTCCTTTTTTATTTGAGTTTTATTGGGCCGAATAGCGTAATAAACTATTTCGCCCTTGCTGTTGTATTCATACTCATATTCTTGTTCTAGCTCTTGTTCTTCACGCATTTTATATCAAACCATTACCCAAAAAATAACACCACAAAACCCAAAGGCATCATTAAAATCACCCAAGTCGATTTTGCATTTTAGCTTTCTTATTGCCACTTTAATTCCAGAGCTCATCCAGAATATATCGGCAATACTATAGCGCCCAGTAACAAATTTTTCCAAGTAAAAAATACTTACCTGATTGTTACTCGGTAAAATAAAATTTATTTTACCACATGCTTTTTAATCACTTTCCATGCTTCTATCTTTTGCTCAAGACTTAATGCTGCATAAGCTGGACTGGTTGATGGCAGACACCGATATTCGAGGTAAGAAAAACGCTGATTTAAAGCAGGAATAATCTGCTTTCGGTATAATTTTTCAGCCATTTTCCCGTTAAAAAATATGTACTTAACATCTTTATATTCAGTGAAAAAACCAGCAAAATCATTAGCTATAACGGTCTCCAACGTTATATTTGCATCCAAACTTCCTTTTCGGCTACAGCTTTGCAAGACATCCCAAACCGCTATCCTGTTTTCGATTAACAGCTCTTTACGCCCTTGATAACAAAGCAGGGGATCCAAACTGAACAACGCACTCATAATTGGCCAGAAAGCGTTTCTGGCATGCCCGTAATACTGCTGCCTGAGCAATGAAGCCTCACTTGGCATACTGCCTAATATCAAGACCTTGGCATTACCTGAAACGATAGGGAAAAAACCACTTATAGTTGTCATAGTTTATTTTTTATAAAATTTACTTTATTTCTATACCTTCAAATTTGAGATAATGCTCAATCATTATTTTTACAGGATATCAGTTACTCATGTGGTTTAAAAATCTTAGTGTTTTTCGTCTTACAGAAGCTTTCACCTTGGCTCCAGAAGAGCTGGAACAAAAACTTGAACCACTGTCTTTTCGTTCCTGCGGCCTTCATGAGGAGTTTACTTTTGGCTGGACACCGCCTTTAGGCAAAACAGCACAGCAACTGGTGCATAACGCCAACGGCTTTATGATGCTATGTGTAAAAAAGGAAGAAAGAGTCCTGCCGTCTGCTGTCGTTAATGAATTAGTTCAGGAAAAAATTCTTGAACAAGAAGAGCTACAGTCGCGCAAATTATCCAAAAAAGAGCGAACTGAAATCAAAGATGAACTGATCTTTGATTTATTACCTAAGGCATTTACCTTTTCACGTAAAATATATGCTTATATTGATCCTAAAGGAGGCTGGTTAATTGTCGATGCGGCTTCCGCAAAAAGTGCCGAGGATTTACTCAGTTTATTACGTAAATCTTTGAGCTCATTACCTGCCATGCCTCTTAATACTATCGAAAAACCAAGCACCACCATGACCCAATGGCTGCTTAACAATGAAGCACCTGACGACATCACTATCGAAGATGAATGTGAATTGCGCTCACCAGAAGAGGCTGGTGGCATTATTCGCTGTAAGCGCCATGATTTATCGCTTCCCGAGATTAAAACTCACCTGGATACCGGTAAAGTAGTTATTAAGCTGGCAGTAAGCTGGGCAGACCGACTGTCATTTATTATTGATGAAAACCTGTCGGTTAAGCGATTGCGCTTTCTTGAATTAATTCAGGATCAAGTCGCTGATATTGAAACCGAAGATGAGGCGGCACAATTTGATGTCGACTTTTCAATTATGTCAGCAGAACTGGCAAACTTCCTGCCACGTTTGATAGAGTTGTTTGGCGGAGAAAATAAGGCATAAAAAAAAGCCCGGCGGTAAACCGCCGGGCTTTTTCTGCTCTAAAGCAATAATGATTTATTTCATCATTGATTTTTTGAACAAGTTGTCCAATTTGCTGTTAGTGTCTTGAGCATACTGAGCAGCACGGTTAGCAGCAGATTCTGCAGCAGATGCTTTAGCAGATGCGTCAGCAGCCGCACTTTGTGCACTTTGTGCATCAGATGATGCTTGAGCTACAGAAGTTTTCAAGCCGTCAATTTGTGATTGCAGACCTTCGATATCTGAATTAGTCGCACAACCAACAACCAAACTTGCAACCATTGCGATCATTGACAATTTCATTACTTTTTTCATATTATTTTCCTCAGTTAAAGTTATTACTACAAAAAAACATTATAGCTGGCGGGATTCTAGCACTGTTAGCTATATTTTCCAGCTTTATTTTATCTTAACCACTGTTCCGGTGTCGATCAATTGACTTAAATGATCAATCTGAGTGTTAGTCAAGGCAATACAACCATGAGTCCAATCAAACGCTTTATGAATTCTTGCATCCGCACGCCCAAGACCATGAATACCAATTTGTCCACCTAACGGCGTGTTTTGTGGTGGTATTTGATGAAATTGATGGGCAGTAATGATTCGTTCATAAGTTAATCGATCAATAACACCCTTTCCTAAGGCTTTTTCCGCGTCTTCTGCGGAAGGGTAATTTAACCCAAAAAACCGTCGAAAGCTACTTTTTTCACCAACCCAGCCTATTCTATAATTTCCAAAAGGCGTCACGTTATCGCCCCGACGACCCTTTAATCCAGCACCGCCGCGACCTATAGCAATCTCACTCAATATTTCAAGTGTTTGCTGACCTTTTTTTACCTCAATTTTTCGTGTGGTAGTATCGACTAAAAGCCACACATTGGGATCTGCATAAGCAGTAAAAGAAACTAAACTACAACACAGCAATAAATAAGTTCGCAACATATTAAAATTTACATTAAAAAAGGATTTTGGTGTACTTTATAAACCACATTAATTATCGCACTAAGGAGCCAACATGCAAATAGAAACTATCGCAACACAACCTTACAACGATCAGAATCCAGGCACATCAGGACTTCGAAAAAAAGTTAAAGTATTTCAGCAACCAGGGTATCTGGAAAACTTTGTTCAATCAATTTTCGACTCTTTAGAAGACTTTAGCGGAAAAACCCTGGTATTAGGTGGTGATGGCCGCTATTTTAACAGAGTGGCCATTCAAATCATTATTAAAATTGCAGCTGCCAATGGTTTTGGTGAATTGATTATTGGCCAGGGTGGATTACTGTCTACACCGGCAGCGTCGCATCTTATCAGAAAATACAATGCCTTTGGAGGACTTATTCTTTCTGCCAGCCATAATCCCGGCGGCCCGGATGAAGATTTTGGCATCAAATATAATGTTGGTAATGGCGGACCTGCCCCTGAAAAAGACACTAACGCATTCTATCAGCGCAGCCAAACCATCGACAGTTATAAAACAACTAACATCCAAGATGTGGATCTTGATAGCATAGGCTCTCAACAAATTGATGAGCTTAAAGTCACCATTATTGATCCGGTTACTGATTATGCCGAACTCATGCAATCAATTTTCGATTTTAACTTGCTTAAACAAAGCATTAGCTCTGGCTATATTACATTGCTATTTGATGCCATGAGCGCCATAACCGGACCTTATGCAAAAAGAATACTGGTAGACATACTGGGAGCTTCGCCAGAATCGGTGATTAATGCCGAACCGTTGGAAGATTTTGGCGGCCACCACCCTGATCCCAATTTGGCGCACGCACGCGAACTTGCCGAGCGCATGTTCAGCGCTGACGCCCCTACCTTTGGCGCAGCGTCTGATGGCGATGGTGACCGTAACATGATCACCGGCAGCAATATTTTCGTCACCCCCAGTGACAGTCTGGCTATTATGGCGGCCAATGCGCATTTAATTCCAGCTTATTGCAAAGGCTTAAGCGGAGTCGCAAGGTCCATGCCGACCAGTCAGGCAGTTGACCGCGTCGCAGCGAGTTACAACATACCCTGTTACGAAACGCCTACTGGCTGGAAATTTTTCGGCAATTTACTGGATGCCGGAAAAATAACCCTATGTGGCGAAGAAAGCTTTGGTACCGGCTCAAACCATGTGCGTGAAAAAGATGGTTTATGGGCGGTGCTTTTCTGGCTAAATTTAATTGCTGTTAAACGCCAGTCTGTTACAAATATTGTCCATGATCACTGGCAAAAATTCGGCAGAGACATTTATTGCCGCCACGACTATGAAGCTGTCGAGAGCCCGATTGCTAATGGTATTCTTGAACATTTACGCAGTCAATTAGCAACATTACCTGGCCAATTTTTTGGCGAATACATCGTTAACTATGCCGATGAATTCAGCTATGAAGATCCGATAGACGGTAGCATCAGTAATAAACAAGGTATACGCATCGGCTTTGAAAACGGCTCGCGGATTGTTTTTCGCTTATCCGGAACAGGAACAGTGGGTGCTACTTTAAGAATTTATATCGAACGATTTGAAGCGGATGCCACCAGACATAATCAAGATGCGCAAGAGGCATTAGGCGAGTTAATTCTGCTCGCCGAACAGTTTTGTGAAATTAAAAAACGGACCGGCAGAACAGAGCCTACTGTAACGACTTAAGCTTAACGGCATAGAGACGCAACTTATCGCGTCTCTATGCCAATTCGACATTATGAGCGATATTGTGTAATGAACAGATCAAAAACACACCGGCAGCAATCAAGGCAATTTGTTGCAATGAAGTCTTCATGTCAGTTTTGGTATGCAACGAGGGTATCAAATCAGCAACAGCAATATAAATAAAGCTTGAAGCTGCCAATGCCAGGAAATATGGCAGACTATCATGTAAATCTTCCAGACTAAAGTAAGCCAACACGCCGCCTAAGACAGTAGTCAAGCTGGCCAGTACATTGTAAAAAAGCGCTTTACCACGAGAATAACCACTGTCCAATAAAATGGCAAAGTCACCCACTTCTTGAGGAATTTCGTGCGCTGCCACCGCTAAACTGGTAACTATGCCTAATTGCACATCGGTTAAAAATGCCGCCGCAATTAAAACACCATCAACAAAGTTATGAATACTATCGCCCACAATAATCAACGCGCCCGCAGACTTGGCAACACCGTGACCATGTCCATGACTATGCGCATGATTGTCACTCTGCGTATCATCACCATGAGCTTCGCAACGACCATAATGACAATGTCGCCAGATCAACAACTTTTCCAGTACAAAAAAACCAAGAATACCGGCTAAAATTGTTGCCGATAATGATTGAAACTGCTCCGGCTTAACTTTTTCAAAAGCCTCGGGGATCAACCCCCAAAAGGCAACCGCTAATAATGCACCAATGGCAAAGCTAATCCCATGCGGTAATATTGCACTCCGGTGATGATCGCGTAACAGTAAAAAAATAGCTGCGGCCATAACGCTTAATACGCCACCGACAGCGGTAAAGATAATAATTAATACCAATAAATTCACTACGTCATTCTCTCCATATTAATGTCGCCATGCGTCCTGTTTGTGATTCCCTGCGATAAGAATAAAAACGCTCATGCTCGGTAACAGTACAGTGTGTACCGCCATAAACATTAACTACGCCCAGCGCCGCTAGTTCAATCCGGGCTAACTGGTAAATATCGGCCAACCACTTATCGTTACTTTGCTGTTTAAATGCATCGTTGAATGCTGCTGATTTTTGCATAAAAGCATCTCGCACTTCAAAGCCGACTTCAAAACGGTCAGGCCCGATTGCCGGCCCTAACCATACCAAAAAATCCGCCCTGCCCCCCTTTTTACAAAGTGGGGAACTGAGATCGGCATTTTGGAACTGGCTCCTCGCTTCTTCCTTTGATAAAGGGGGCTTAAGAGGACTTTGCATGGCATCGACCGTATTACCGATCACACCTGTCAACAAACCACGCCAACCAGCATGAATTGCTGCTACTTGCGTACCATCGCCGGAACAAACCAATAACGGCAAACAATCCGCAGTCAGCACCGCACAAACCACACCAGACTCATTTGTATAACTGGCATCAGCTTGTTGCAATGAAGCCGTTTTTACGGCCTTAACGGCACGGTTACTGTGTATTTGCTCCAACCATACTGGCTCAGCGGGTAAATCCAGCATTTCTGTAATAATCTGCCTGTTCTTTTTAACCAGATCATTATCATCACTAACATGAATCGCCGGATTAAGACTGGAGAAAATACCCTGGCTTACACCCCCTGTTCGCAACGTGGTCGCTGCATGAATATTAGCGGGTGCCGGCCAGTCAGGAACCAACCAATGTTTAATCTCGGTCATTATCGGCTAAAGCTGCCAATAAACGCGTCATATCATCAGGCAAAGGCTGCGTCCATTCACAATATTCATCCGTTACCGGATGCTGTAAACCCAATTTTGCCGCATGTAATGCCTGACGTTTAAAGCTGCGCAATTCTTTTTCCAGTTGCTCGCTACAATCAGCCGGCATTTGAAAACGCCCACCATAAACCTGATCACCCAACAGCGGATAACGAATATGCGCCATGTGCACACGTATTTGATGAGTACGCCCTGTTTCCAGCTTAACTTGAACCAGGGTATGCCGGGTAAAGCGCTTCTCAACACGATAATGCGTAACCGCAAATTTACCGGATTCTTTAACCGCATAACGTTTACGGTCAGTAGGGTGCCTGGCGATAGGCTCGTCCACAGTGCCACCTGCCGTCATACGCCCCCGGGTAATCGCCAAGTATTCCCGAGTAATTGCCCTGTCTTGCAGCTGTTGCGTCAGACTGTTGTGAGCTTGCAGAGTCTTGGCAATCATCAGCAAGCCACTGGTTTCTTTATCAATCCTGTGCACAATACCTGCCCGGGGCAGCGTTTCCAAGGTTGAATTATGGTTTAGCAAGGCATTTAACAACGTGCCATGCCAATTTCCCACTGCGGGATGCACCACCAAGCCTGCCGGTTTGTTGACAATTAAAAGACTGTCATCCTCAAAAACAATATCCAAAGGAATAGGTTCAGCTTCAGAAGTGATCACCACTTCGGCCTCGGCATCCAGCATTATCGCTTCGCCGCCCTCAAGCTTGTCTTTGGGTTTTAGTGTTAAACCGTTAACCTGTACTCGCCCTGCTTTAACCCAAGTTTGCAATTTACTGCGCGAATAATCGGCAAACAGTTCGGCAAGTGCTTGGTCTAAACGCATGCCTGCCATTTCGTAAGGTACTTCTGCTGTTAATCTTGTCATAACAAGTTCTTCTGAATAACCCATTGTTAAGTTATACTCGCAGGATACCTAGCCAATAAAGTATCGCCGTTCATGCTGCGAGAAAACCTCTAATATTACAACGTGTCGTTAGTACTATGCGATTAATTTTAATTAAATTTTCATTTATTTTTTTTTTAACCCTATCTCTTCAAGGTTGCGGAACACTGAAAGAACTCTTTTCCAGTGATTCCAAATCGTCAGACGAGAATGAATACGTCGACTGGACAGCCCAAAAATTCCGCTCGGAGGCTAAATTAGCCGTAGATGCGGGCAGTTATGAAAAAGCCATCAAGCTCTACGAGGCACTTGGATCCCGCTACCCTTTTGGTGAAGACTCCGCTCAAACAGAACTGGATATCGCTTACGCTTATTTTAAAAATAATGATCCTGACTCGGCAATTGCTGCCGCTGATCGCTTCATTAAAATGAATCCTCGCAGCCCCGGTGTAGATTATGCTTATTATTTAAAAGGCCTGGTTAATTACAATCGAGGCATAGGCTTTATTGATAGATTCCTGCCAACAGATACATCACAACGTGACACAGGAACGGCCCGTGATGCCTTAAAAAACTTTGAAGAATTAATTCGCCTGTTTCCCCGCAGTAAATATGTGTCTGATGCACGATCCAGAATGATTTCACTCAGAAATAATCTGGCCATGTACGAAGTCCACGTTGCACGCTACTATATAAAACGTAAGGCTTATGTAGCTGCTGCAGATAGAGCATCTACTGTTATCGAAAACTATGAGCGTACGCCTGCAGTTCCTTATGCCTTACTGGTCTTGCAGGAAGCTTATACCAATCTTGAAATGTTGGATCTTGCCAAAGATGTGACCCGGGTTTATGAATTAAACTATCCCAATGGCCCTCCGGTTCTGGAACACGAAAATGCAACGATTTCTCATAAAATATGGGATTTTATTGGTCTTGAAAAATAGCGGCAATGTAAAGCACTTTAAGATATTTTTTCACCATTAGCTTGGGCCTTTAAGCCGATATTTTTCTAAATGTAGCTGTCTCGATTAATTAGAGGCAGTTCATTTTGGTTTTTAATGCTGTTATTTAGCCATCACCAAAGCAAATAACTCAGTTGCCAATATTGCTTGTAGCCAGTTATTTAAAGCCTTAAAAGCAGACGCCCTAAACCACTGTTCATCAACGCTGGCAAACTGACGAATAAACGGAAAAATAGCCGCATCGGCTAAAGAAAAATCACCACCGCACAAATACCTGTAATGCAGCAAACGGGCTTCAAGTTCAGTTAAAAACACTTCTGCCTGTTGCCGGTAATAAGTCTGCGAGAAATCCGGATACCGGTCTGCATATTTATAACGATCCAGGTACTGTCTAAAATCCCCATCATTCCATTTGATCAACCTGTCCGCTTCAATATTAAAGTCCAGCCAGTGCTCCGGATCATGTTGCGCTAATGCCCAGCGCATAATATCCAAACTTTCCTCAATCACCGTTCCATTGGTAAGCTGTAATACCGGCACGGTACCTTTTGGAGATATAGCCAGAAGATGTTCCGGTTTGTTTTTTAATTCCACTTCCCGAATTTCTACAGGAATACCCGCATAAATAATGGCCATTCTGGCTCTGATTGCGTAAGGGCAACGTCTGAAGCTATATAAAATGGGGAGGTTATTAGTCATGTTTAGTTATTTGGTTTGCACACATTTTAATTGGGTATATTAACTATCCTCAATTAACGTAATCTGGCATGTTGAGCCACAAAAGCACATCAATTGAATAATCTTCACCAAGGATACTAATAAAAAAGCCCCGGTTGTTAAAAACAACCGGGGCTTTTTTGTGAAGCAGAGCTTAAAGCACAAAGCTTTAAGACAGCACGATTACATCATGCCGCCCATTCCACCCATGCCGCCCATGCCGCCCATGTCTGGCATTCCGCCATGACCTTTGTCATCGCTAGGTGCATCAGCAATCATTACTTCTGTAGTCAGCATTAAGCCGGCAACAGACGCTGCATTTTGCAAAGCAGTACGTGTTACTTTGGCAGGATCAAGAATACCCATTTCGATCATGTCGCCGTATTGGCCAGTCGCTGCATTGTAACCGTAGCTACCAGTACCTTTTTGCACTTCGTTAAATACTACTGAAGGCTCGTCGCCTGCATTGGCAACAATTTGACGCAAAGGCTCTTCCATCGCACGACGCAAGATATTAACACCAACCGTTTGGTCGTGATTAATACCTTCCAGGCCAACTAATGCTGACAATGCGCGAACTAACGCAGTACCACCACCAGCAACTACGCCTTCTTCAACAGCAGCGCGTGTTGAATGCAGAGCATCTTCTACGCGGGCTTTCTTTTCTTTCATTTCAATTTCAGTTGCAGCGCCAACTTTGATTACAGCAACACCGCCAGCTAATTTAGCCAAACGTTCTTGCAGTTTTTCTTTGTCGTAGTCAGAAGTTGCATCGTCAGCTTGTGCACGAATTTGTGCAACACGGCCCTTGATTTGCTCTTCAGAACCTGCACCATCAATGATAGTGGTGTTTTCTTTAGTAATTTGTACTTTTTTGGCTGTACCCAGTTGCGCTAATTCCGCTTTTTCCAGGCTCAAACCAACTTCTTCAGAAATTACTACCGCACCGGTCAGCACAGCAATATCTTCCAACATGGCTTTACGACGATCACCAAAACCAGGCGCCTTAACTGCTGCAACTTTAACGATACCACGAATAGTATTAACAACCAGAGTCGCCAACGCTTCGCCTTCAACATCTTCAGCAACGATCAATAATGGACGACCGGCTTTTGCAACTGCTTCCAGAATTGGTAACATATCGCGGATATTGGAAATTTTCTTTTCAAAAATAAGAATCAATGGATCGTCTAGTTCGACGCTCATATTTTCTTGTTTGTTGATAAAATAAGGCGACAAATAGCCACGGTCAAACTGCATACCTTCAACGACGTCTAATTGGTTATCAAGGCCTGAACCTTCTTCAACAGTGATAACGCCTTCTTTGCCGACTTTTTCCATTGCTTCAGCAATGATTTTACCAACTGACTCATCAGAGTTGGCTGAAATTGTACCAACTTGAGCAATAGCTTTGTTGTCAGTACAAGGTGTTGCAGCTGCAACAATGGCTTCAACCGCTTTAGTTACCGCCAAGTCAATACCGCGTTTCAAGTCCATTGGGTTCATACCGGCGGCAACCGCTTTCAAACCTTCGTTGACGATAGATTGTGCCAATACTGTTGCAGTAGTGGTACCATCACCGGCCACATCAGAAGTATGCGAAGCCACTTCTTTAACCATTTGTGCGCCCATGTTTTCGAATTTGTCTTTTAATTCGATTTCTTTGGCAACAGATACACCGTCTTTTGTAAT
Above is a window of Methylobacter sp. S3L5C DNA encoding:
- the groL gene encoding chaperonin GroEL (60 kDa chaperone family; promotes refolding of misfolded polypeptides especially under stressful conditions; forms two stacked rings of heptamers to form a barrel-shaped 14mer; ends can be capped by GroES; misfolded proteins enter the barrel where they are refolded when GroES binds), which translates into the protein MAAKDVLFGDDARVRMARGVNILANAVKVTLGPKGRNAILDKSFGAPTITKDGVSVAKEIELKDKFENMGAQMVKEVASHTSDVAGDGTTTATVLAQSIVNEGLKAVAAGMNPMDLKRGIDLAVTKAVEAIVAAATPCTDNKAIAQVGTISANSDESVGKIIAEAMEKVGKEGVITVEEGSGLDNQLDVVEGMQFDRGYLSPYFINKQENMSVELDDPLILIFEKKISNIRDMLPILEAVAKAGRPLLIVAEDVEGEALATLVVNTIRGIVKVAAVKAPGFGDRRKAMLEDIAVLTGAVVISEEVGLSLEKAELAQLGTAKKVQITKENTTIIDGAGSEEQIKGRVAQIRAQADDATSDYDKEKLQERLAKLAGGVAVIKVGAATEIEMKEKKARVEDALHSTRAAVEEGVVAGGGTALVRALSALVGLEGINHDQTVGVNILRRAMEEPLRQIVANAGDEPSVVFNEVQKGTGSYGYNAATGQYGDMIEMGILDPAKVTRTALQNAASVAGLMLTTEVMIADAPSDDKGHGGMPDMGGMGGMGGMGGMM